A part of Roseitalea porphyridii genomic DNA contains:
- a CDS encoding indolepyruvate ferredoxin oxidoreductase family protein gives MANGHQHLLQYALDDRYDRTDGRVFLTGTQALVRIVLDQARRDRAAGLNTAGFVSGYRGSPLGGLDRELWSQKNRLDDANIRFLPAINEDLGATALLGAQQAALDPHSTVEGVFGLWYGKGPGVDRSGDALRHGNAYGSHPKGGVLVVAGDDHGCVSSSMPHQSDVAFMSWFMPTLNPASVAEYPAFGQWGYALSRFAGVWSGFKAISETVESGASVELTPDRVFTTPAFEAPPGGLHIRLADLPSTEIETRIAHKLRAVQVFAEANPIDRALYGLADAPFGIVTTGKAFGDTMEALRLLGVSEAVCRARGIDLYKVGMVWPLARRDALRFVQGKREVLVIEEKRGIIESQLKEAFYDLPGATPERMVGKHDETMAPLVPWTGELSPLSLAPILAARLAPFVPDLDLPARAQALTAQPPRLLDVKGATRTPYFCSGCPHNTSTKVPEGSQAASGIGCHVMASWMNRRTAGFAQMGGEGVPWIATSMFNGGRHLFQNIGEGTWYHSGSLAIRQAVAAKANITFKILYNDAVAMTGGQPVDGPASPAAIARSCRAEGVSRIALVTEDLARIDRAAFPGGTTFHHRTELDAVQRELRDMSGVTVIVYDQVCATEARRRRKRGEAPTPSRTVVINEAVCEGCGDCSVESNCLSVEPVETEYGRKRRINQASCNKDYSCLQGFCPSFVTIEGATLRKRQSDHDAAALAAGLPLPDPVDLDRPWNLLVAGVGGTGVVTVGALVSMAAHLEGLAASVLDFTGFAQKFGTVLGHVRLARSGADLHQVRIERGSADAVIACDAVVASAPQASAHYHQGTKVALSVSEMPTGDLVLDRDADLRVDDRAAAIAQAVGSRNLATVDANAASERLMGDPVYANVVMLGFAWQRGMVPVSLDALDRAIELNGVAVENNRRAFALGRVMAHDPNALGGKPDDADRAPRTLDDLLTAREADLRAWGGKAPARRFRATIDRFRTAIADEAIAETAARSLYRLMAYKDEYEVARLHADPAFKARLATMFEGEVRPTYHLAPPILAHAVDHRGRPLKRSFGPWMGRVFAVLARMRHLRGTPLDPFRHQADRRLDRDLVDWFETVLRELPGKDMPADQKLRIAASAQDIRGYGPVREEAADKVRAEIDRAMGHVGCPR, from the coding sequence ATGGCAAACGGTCACCAGCACCTTCTGCAATACGCCCTTGATGACCGCTATGACCGGACCGACGGCCGGGTCTTCCTGACAGGCACCCAGGCGCTCGTGCGGATCGTGCTCGATCAGGCGCGCCGCGACCGCGCCGCCGGCCTGAACACGGCCGGGTTCGTCTCGGGCTATCGCGGCTCGCCCCTGGGCGGTCTGGACAGGGAGCTGTGGTCGCAGAAGAACAGGCTGGACGATGCGAACATCCGGTTCCTGCCCGCCATCAACGAGGACCTTGGAGCCACGGCCCTTCTGGGCGCGCAGCAGGCCGCGCTCGATCCGCACAGCACCGTCGAGGGCGTGTTCGGCCTCTGGTACGGCAAGGGGCCGGGCGTCGACCGGTCCGGCGACGCGCTCCGACATGGCAATGCCTATGGCTCGCACCCGAAGGGCGGCGTGCTGGTCGTCGCCGGAGACGATCATGGATGCGTATCCTCGTCCATGCCGCACCAGTCGGACGTGGCCTTCATGTCCTGGTTCATGCCGACGCTGAACCCGGCTTCGGTGGCCGAGTACCCGGCCTTCGGTCAATGGGGCTACGCGCTCAGCCGCTTCGCCGGCGTCTGGTCCGGTTTCAAGGCGATATCGGAAACGGTGGAGTCCGGCGCCTCGGTGGAATTGACACCCGATCGCGTGTTCACCACGCCGGCGTTCGAGGCCCCGCCCGGAGGTCTGCACATCCGCCTTGCGGACCTTCCCTCGACCGAGATCGAGACACGGATCGCCCACAAGCTGCGCGCCGTGCAGGTCTTTGCCGAGGCGAACCCGATCGACCGTGCCCTTTACGGCCTTGCGGACGCGCCGTTCGGCATCGTCACCACGGGCAAGGCGTTCGGCGACACGATGGAAGCGCTACGCCTGCTTGGCGTGAGCGAAGCGGTGTGCCGCGCGCGCGGGATCGACCTTTACAAGGTGGGCATGGTCTGGCCGCTGGCACGGCGCGACGCGCTGCGCTTCGTGCAGGGCAAGCGCGAGGTGCTGGTGATCGAGGAAAAGCGCGGCATCATCGAAAGCCAGCTCAAGGAGGCCTTCTACGATCTGCCCGGCGCCACGCCCGAGCGCATGGTGGGCAAGCATGACGAGACGATGGCGCCGCTCGTTCCCTGGACGGGCGAACTGTCGCCGCTGTCTCTCGCCCCGATCCTCGCCGCCCGGCTGGCTCCCTTCGTGCCCGATCTCGACCTGCCCGCGCGGGCGCAAGCCCTGACCGCGCAACCGCCGCGCCTGCTCGACGTGAAGGGCGCGACCCGCACGCCCTATTTCTGCTCGGGCTGTCCGCACAACACGTCGACCAAGGTGCCCGAAGGCTCGCAGGCCGCCTCGGGCATTGGCTGTCACGTCATGGCGTCATGGATGAACCGGCGCACGGCCGGCTTCGCGCAGATGGGCGGCGAAGGCGTTCCGTGGATCGCCACGTCGATGTTCAACGGCGGTCGGCATCTGTTTCAGAACATCGGCGAGGGAACCTGGTACCATTCGGGGTCGCTGGCCATTCGGCAGGCCGTGGCGGCAAAGGCCAACATCACCTTCAAGATCCTCTACAACGACGCCGTCGCCATGACCGGCGGCCAGCCCGTCGACGGTCCGGCCAGCCCGGCCGCCATCGCGCGCAGCTGCCGGGCCGAGGGCGTCTCGCGGATCGCCCTTGTCACCGAAGACCTGGCGCGCATCGACCGCGCCGCGTTCCCCGGCGGCACCACCTTTCATCACCGCACCGAACTCGATGCCGTTCAGCGCGAACTCCGCGACATGTCCGGCGTGACGGTGATCGTCTACGACCAGGTCTGCGCCACCGAGGCGCGCCGCCGCCGCAAACGCGGCGAGGCGCCCACGCCCAGCCGCACCGTCGTCATCAACGAGGCGGTCTGCGAGGGCTGCGGCGACTGCTCGGTGGAATCGAACTGCCTGAGCGTCGAACCGGTCGAAACCGAATATGGCCGCAAGCGCCGGATCAACCAGGCCTCGTGCAACAAGGACTATTCGTGCCTTCAGGGCTTCTGCCCGTCCTTCGTGACCATCGAAGGCGCGACATTGCGCAAGCGGCAATCCGATCACGACGCGGCCGCGCTTGCCGCCGGTCTGCCGCTGCCCGATCCGGTCGACCTCGACCGCCCCTGGAACCTGCTGGTGGCGGGAGTCGGCGGCACCGGCGTGGTAACGGTCGGCGCGCTCGTCTCCATGGCCGCGCACCTGGAGGGGCTGGCCGCGAGCGTTCTCGACTTCACCGGGTTCGCCCAGAAGTTCGGCACGGTCCTCGGCCACGTCCGGCTCGCCCGGTCAGGCGCGGACCTGCATCAGGTCCGGATCGAAAGGGGATCGGCGGACGCGGTGATCGCGTGCGATGCGGTCGTCGCCTCGGCGCCGCAGGCCTCCGCCCACTATCACCAGGGAACGAAGGTGGCGCTCAGCGTGTCGGAAATGCCGACCGGCGATCTCGTGCTGGACCGCGACGCCGATCTGCGCGTCGACGATCGGGCGGCCGCCATCGCCCAGGCCGTCGGTTCGCGCAACCTCGCCACGGTCGACGCGAACGCCGCCTCGGAACGCCTGATGGGCGATCCGGTCTATGCCAACGTCGTGATGCTCGGCTTTGCCTGGCAACGCGGAATGGTGCCGGTGTCGCTCGACGCGCTCGATCGGGCCATCGAACTCAACGGGGTGGCGGTCGAGAACAATCGCCGCGCATTCGCGCTCGGCCGGGTCATGGCCCATGACCCCAATGCGCTTGGTGGAAAACCGGACGATGCAGACCGGGCTCCCCGAACGCTCGACGACCTGCTGACGGCCCGCGAAGCCGATCTGCGCGCCTGGGGCGGGAAGGCGCCGGCAAGACGGTTCCGCGCGACGATCGACCGGTTTCGCACCGCGATCGCGGACGAGGCGATCGCCGAGACGGCGGCGCGCTCGCTCTATCGGCTGATGGCCTACAAGGACGAATACGAGGTCGCGCGCCTGCACGCCGACCCCGCATTCAAGGCCAGGCTCGCGACCATGTTCGAGGGAGAGGTCCGCCCGACCTATCACCTCGCGCCGCCGATCCTCGCTCACGCGGTCGATCACAGGGGGCGGCCGCTCAAGCGCAGCTTCGGCCCCTGGATGGGCCGTGTGTTCGCCGTGCTCGCCCGCATGCGCCATTTGCGCGGAACACCCCTCGACCCGTTCCGCCATCAGGCCGACCGCCGGCTGGATCGCGATCTTGTCGATTGGTTCGAAACGGTCCTGCGCGAACTGCCCGGCAAGGACATGCCCGCCGACCAGAAGCTTCGCATCGCCGCGTCCGCCCAGGACATCAGGGGCTACGGGCCGGTGCGCGAAGAAGCCGCCGACAAGGTGCGTGCCGAGATCGACCGGGCGATGGGGCATGTAGGCTGTCCGCGGTAG
- a CDS encoding TetR/AcrR family transcriptional regulator — protein MKNHINLHVASRKKSMAHILHTAAAVFARRGFEGATTGEIAEKAGVAKATIHYYFETKEGLYTSVLDQVLSDWAAAMSEIDVASGPMQALSRYIRWKIDYSRREPDLTRVWAMEVISGAPHVQTFLHEKVRRLVEQKGHVVKSWIADDKMDPIDPAHLFFMLWALTQTYAECEAQITVVLNKDALDEDDFQTANAVISRVLLKGLGITSAA, from the coding sequence TTGAAGAACCATATCAATCTGCACGTTGCCTCCCGCAAGAAAAGCATGGCGCACATACTTCACACAGCAGCAGCCGTATTCGCCAGACGTGGGTTTGAGGGCGCTACTACAGGCGAGATTGCCGAGAAGGCGGGCGTCGCCAAGGCTACCATTCACTACTACTTCGAGACCAAGGAAGGTCTCTACACGAGCGTCCTCGACCAGGTGTTGAGCGACTGGGCGGCCGCCATGAGCGAGATAGATGTGGCGTCCGGACCGATGCAGGCCCTCAGCCGCTACATTCGCTGGAAAATCGACTACTCGCGACGCGAACCGGACTTGACGCGGGTTTGGGCTATGGAGGTTATCTCCGGCGCACCGCACGTCCAAACCTTCTTGCACGAGAAGGTCAGACGCTTGGTCGAGCAGAAGGGGCATGTTGTCAAGTCTTGGATCGCCGATGACAAGATGGACCCCATCGACCCCGCTCATCTATTCTTCATGCTTTGGGCGTTGACTCAGACCTATGCCGAGTGTGAGGCGCAGATCACTGTCGTCCTCAACAAGGACGCGTTGGACGAAGACGATTTTCAAACCGCGAACGCGGTCATTTCTCGGGTTCTTCTCAAGGGGCTGGGCATCACCAGCGCGGCGTAG
- a CDS encoding cytosine deaminase encodes MDLIVKNATLQDGSTGIDIACSNGMIVAVEPNIDAEAGEIIDASGRLVVPPFVDAHWHLDAALLHGDPYVCETGLLYEGINAWLELKAEATVASYKERMRQALAWAVANGLLHIRCQTDICDLQLRQVQALVELRDELRDLIDLQLVAFPQDGYLRDPNARSLMTRALDMGLDVVGGIPDYELTAEIGFESVKQLCELANERNLMVDMHVDQTPDPNSRQIEAVAHQAIRLGMGARVSASHCVSMKNFADYYADKLIAQIAQAEMNVCVQPMTAATCWGVMTRVNELYDAGVNVAFGQDSVMDPWFPFGKCDMLDVAHMAIVYGRLMSEKKKARVFDSITYGGARALQVEGYGIANNMNADMVVLQAADPMEAIRIRATRLAVIRRGKVIARQNEQRASVMLGDRTIEIDFTREGVKRSGGLSVQRAGCGHGH; translated from the coding sequence GTGGATCTGATCGTCAAGAATGCCACTCTTCAAGATGGATCGACTGGGATCGACATTGCGTGCAGCAATGGCATGATTGTCGCCGTTGAACCCAATATCGACGCAGAGGCAGGCGAGATTATCGACGCGAGTGGTCGGCTTGTGGTGCCGCCCTTCGTCGACGCCCACTGGCATCTCGACGCAGCCTTGCTGCATGGCGACCCCTACGTCTGCGAGACCGGCCTTCTCTACGAGGGCATCAATGCATGGCTGGAGCTGAAGGCCGAGGCGACCGTTGCGTCCTACAAGGAGAGAATGCGACAGGCGCTGGCATGGGCCGTGGCGAACGGATTGCTTCATATTCGTTGCCAGACCGACATTTGCGATCTGCAACTAAGGCAGGTGCAGGCGCTGGTCGAATTGCGCGACGAACTCCGCGACCTGATCGATCTTCAGCTCGTCGCATTCCCGCAGGACGGCTATCTTCGTGATCCAAACGCCAGGTCACTTATGACGCGTGCCCTTGATATGGGGCTTGATGTCGTCGGCGGTATTCCGGATTACGAACTCACCGCAGAGATCGGTTTCGAGTCGGTTAAGCAGCTTTGCGAGCTCGCCAACGAACGGAACTTGATGGTCGACATGCATGTCGACCAAACGCCAGATCCAAACTCACGCCAGATCGAGGCTGTCGCCCATCAGGCAATCAGGTTGGGTATGGGCGCCCGCGTGAGTGCCTCTCATTGCGTGTCGATGAAGAACTTTGCCGACTACTACGCCGACAAGCTGATCGCGCAGATCGCACAAGCGGAAATGAACGTCTGCGTGCAGCCCATGACGGCGGCCACGTGCTGGGGCGTCATGACACGCGTCAACGAACTTTATGATGCGGGTGTGAACGTGGCCTTCGGTCAAGATAGCGTGATGGATCCGTGGTTTCCGTTCGGCAAATGCGACATGTTGGACGTAGCACACATGGCCATCGTCTACGGTCGACTGATGTCCGAGAAGAAGAAGGCAAGGGTCTTCGACAGCATTACCTATGGCGGCGCACGTGCGCTCCAGGTCGAGGGCTACGGCATTGCGAACAATATGAACGCCGACATGGTCGTACTACAGGCTGCCGACCCCATGGAGGCCATAAGGATACGTGCGACCCGGCTCGCCGTTATCCGCCGGGGAAAGGTGATCGCCCGTCAAAACGAACAGCGCGCTTCCGTGATGCTCGGGGATAGGACGATTGAGATCGACTTCACGCGCGAAGGCGTCAAGCGATCGGGAGGGCTATCGGTGCAGCGGGCCGGATGCGGTCATGGCCACTAG
- a CDS encoding BMP family protein encodes MRETIKLERRSLLQAAGVAGALAMLPRRARSQARIKVAAVYSAPVEQQWVSRQHKAANAAQDRGDIDYVFTENVNNSDYERVLREYAEAGHDLIVGESFGKEENARDVARSYSDVAFLMGSSFKEDPSVPNFAVFDNYIQDASYLTGLIAGAMSKSRNFGLVGGYPIPEVNRLMHAFMQGAREWSGDDSRFQVAFIGSWYDPPKAKEAAFAQIDAGADMMYAERFGVSDAARERGVLAIGNVIDTQDDYPETVVASAIWHFEPTLDKAIKEVKAGTFKAEDYGVYSFMKHGGCSLAPLGTFEDKVPGEVMELVRARIEAIKAGEFVVPINDEVPRSN; translated from the coding sequence ATGAGAGAAACAATCAAATTGGAGCGCCGTTCCCTTCTGCAGGCCGCGGGAGTTGCAGGGGCATTGGCAATGCTGCCTAGACGGGCTCGTTCTCAGGCCAGGATCAAAGTGGCGGCCGTTTATTCCGCGCCCGTCGAGCAGCAATGGGTGAGCCGTCAGCACAAGGCCGCCAATGCAGCCCAAGACCGCGGCGACATCGATTACGTATTCACCGAAAACGTCAACAACTCTGACTATGAGCGCGTTTTGAGGGAATACGCTGAAGCCGGACATGACTTGATCGTAGGAGAGTCCTTCGGCAAGGAGGAGAATGCACGAGACGTCGCTCGAAGCTATTCCGACGTGGCGTTTCTGATGGGATCTAGCTTCAAGGAAGACCCAAGCGTCCCCAACTTCGCTGTCTTCGACAATTATATTCAGGACGCATCCTACCTTACCGGATTGATCGCGGGCGCGATGTCGAAGAGCAGGAACTTCGGCTTGGTTGGCGGCTATCCGATCCCTGAAGTCAACCGGTTGATGCACGCCTTTATGCAGGGAGCTCGCGAATGGTCAGGCGACGATTCTCGGTTCCAGGTCGCCTTTATCGGGTCATGGTACGATCCGCCCAAGGCAAAAGAGGCCGCCTTCGCGCAGATCGATGCCGGTGCCGATATGATGTATGCTGAAAGGTTTGGCGTGTCCGATGCGGCACGGGAGCGTGGCGTGCTGGCGATCGGCAACGTAATCGATACGCAGGATGATTACCCGGAAACTGTGGTTGCGTCGGCGATCTGGCACTTCGAGCCGACGCTGGACAAGGCGATCAAGGAGGTTAAGGCCGGCACGTTCAAGGCCGAAGACTATGGGGTCTACTCCTTCATGAAGCATGGTGGTTGTTCGCTTGCCCCGCTCGGCACCTTCGAGGACAAAGTGCCCGGTGAGGTCATGGAGTTGGTTCGCGCGCGGATCGAGGCGATCAAGGCAGG